The region AACGGCCCTATGGGAGCATTCGAGATGAAACCTTTTAGCCGGGGAACTTTTGAATTAGTACGGCACATCGTCAGTTCGGGGGCGGTGAGCGTCGTTGGGGGTGGGGATACAGATTTGGCGGTCCACCAATCCGGAGAGTCCCAGAAAATCTCCTACATTTCGACGGCTGGCGGTGCCTTCCTGGAGCTCTTATAAGGAAAGAAATTACCTGGAGTAGAAGCCCTGAAAAAAAATTCTTAAATTTTTGCCACAGAGCACACAGAGAACACAGAGAAAAGGGATTTTGGATAAATACTCATTTGTAGTTAGCCCTTAAAAAAGGAGTTGTTGTGAGGAGCGCAGCGACGCAGCCATCTCATAAAACTGCTTTACTTCGCTCGCAATGAACATTCAGGGCTTGCCAAATTATTTGAGCCGTTCACAAGAAATCCATTTTGAATTTTATTTCTTTGGTTTGGTTTTTTTACCTCGGTGACCTCTGGGTTCTCTGTGGCAAATAGTTTTTTTGAGATTGAAAGGAGATTGGAATCATGCCACGTACCCCTTTGATCGTGGGCAACTGGAAAATGCATAAAACCATTAAGGAAACAAAAGATTTTTGCCTGCGTCTTAAAAATGAGTTAGCCGTAATAAAGAATAGACCGGTGGAAGTTGCTGTGGCTCCGCCCTTTACTGCTTTGGCTGCTGCGGCTGAAGCTCTCCTGGGTTCACCCATTGCTGTTTCGGCCCAAGACGTATTCTGGGCCGAGAGCGGGGCTTTCACCGGAGAGATTTCCCCCCCCATGCTCGTTGATGCCGGCTGCCGTTATGCCATCATCGGCCATTCTGAACGCAGGCAGTATTTTCACGAAAGTGATGAATCCGTTAATAAAAAAGCAGCCGCTCTGATCAAAGCAGGATTGATCCCCATCATCTGTCTGGGGGAGTCATTAACGGAGCGGCAAGGAGGGTCAGCTTTTTCGGTGTTGGAAAGGCAGACCCGCGAGGGGTTGAAGGATTTGGGGGCGAAAAACCCTACAGCTCTGGTCATCGCTTACGAGCCCGTGTGGGCCATCGGTACAGGCCAGACCGCTACGCCGCAGCAGGCTCAGGAAATCCAGGCTTTCATCCGTAAACTATTAAGAGAATTTTTTTCCCCGGCAATGGCTCAAGGGGTGCGCATTCTCTACGGAGGCAGCGTAAAACCCGATAACACGGCTGAGCTCATGGCCAGGGAGGATGTAGATGGGGCTCTGGTAGGGGGGGCCAGCCTGGATGTCAAATCTTTTGCTGAAATTGTTCAGGGAGCCTTGAAATAGGATTAGTCTGTTTTGTCATTTGGTCTCTCTGGTCTATTCGGTAAAGACCCAAATCAAAATAGCGAGACGACCAGATGCCCGCAAGAACCAAATAGACTAAATAGACCAGATAGACCAAAAAAAGATAGCCTTTTGGCGGAAGATGTGCTATAAAATTTTAGAAAATAGAGAGGAGGCCATATTAGAATGACCTTGGCCATGTCCATTATCCATATTGTAATTTGTGTCCTTTTAATCTTGATTGTTTTACTCCAGACCAGTAAAGGTGCTGATATTGGAGCGGCTTTTGGAGGAGGATCCAGCCAGACTCTGTTTGGGTCAGCAGGTCCGGGTGGTTTTTTAACCAAGATCACTACGGGAGTAGCCATTATTTTCATGGTCACTTCCATCGGGCTGGCCTACTTCTCCAGCCATAAAACCGGGGCTTCCATCATGAAAGAAAGCCAGCCGCAGAAAACGGTTCCTCCGCCGCCACCCACGGCGGTGGAAAAGGGAACCCCGATCGCTCCGGCTCAGCCAGGACCTGCACCGCCCGCGCCAACTCCGGGGAAATGAGCAAAAATCGGCGGAATAATTTAAATTCCTTTTTGGACGCAGATGTACACAGAAAGTTGCTTAGCGCTTAGCGCTATGCGCATAGCGTCTTTTTTGTTTCTGCGGGCATCTGCGAAAATCTGTGTCCTAATTAACTTGATTGTATAGGAATTCCCTTTTTGGCAACCTTTAGCCTTTTAATTCATTTTATGCACTTAACGCGTACTCTTTGTTTAATTCTATTCAGGGGTTTTTAAAACTCTGTGATCTCTGTGTCCTCTGTGGCTAATTTAATAATGCTTCAATGCCGAAGTGGTGGAATTTGGTAGACACACCATCTTGAGGGGGTGGCGAGCTATGCTCGTGCGGGTTCGAGTCCCGCCTTCGGCACCATCATCAAAGAAAAAGGCGCAATCTGAAAAGATTGCGCCTGGACATGGGGACCAAATAATTATTATTTATGCCAGACCCCTTTCTTGCCCCCTTTCTGAAGGGCCTATCTTGTTTTTCAGGTTAATATTCAGAACACAATTCCTAATTCTAAAAACGGTCCCTTGAATGTGATTTTTCCCTTCACATCACTCTGATCAATCTTTACATCCTCGTATCTATAGCCACCGGCAATGAAGACCGGGCCAATGGGTTGAACCTTAAGCCTGCCGATCAGATCATAATAATGATTCGAACTGTAGGCGATCCCCCTTGCCTCGGCCTCAAGGCTCAGGTATTTTACGGGTTTCAGTTGAGCGCCAAGATAAATCATGGGGACAGGTAGGGTG is a window of Deltaproteobacteria bacterium DNA encoding:
- the tpiA gene encoding triose-phosphate isomerase, yielding MPRTPLIVGNWKMHKTIKETKDFCLRLKNELAVIKNRPVEVAVAPPFTALAAAAEALLGSPIAVSAQDVFWAESGAFTGEISPPMLVDAGCRYAIIGHSERRQYFHESDESVNKKAAALIKAGLIPIICLGESLTERQGGSAFSVLERQTREGLKDLGAKNPTALVIAYEPVWAIGTGQTATPQQAQEIQAFIRKLLREFFSPAMAQGVRILYGGSVKPDNTAELMAREDVDGALVGGASLDVKSFAEIVQGALK
- the secG gene encoding preprotein translocase subunit SecG codes for the protein MTLAMSIIHIVICVLLILIVLLQTSKGADIGAAFGGGSSQTLFGSAGPGGFLTKITTGVAIIFMVTSIGLAYFSSHKTGASIMKESQPQKTVPPPPPTAVEKGTPIAPAQPGPAPPAPTPGK
- the pgk gene encoding phosphoglycerate kinase translates to NGPMGAFEMKPFSRGTFELVRHIVSSGAVSVVGGGDTDLAVHQSGESQKISYISTAGGAFLELL